In a genomic window of Scyliorhinus torazame isolate Kashiwa2021f chromosome 5, sScyTor2.1, whole genome shotgun sequence:
- the LOC140420010 gene encoding uncharacterized protein: MEKPWKCEDCGKGFRAPCELERHQRSHTGERPFTCSQCEKGFTDISSLRRHKRVHTGERSFTCSQCEKGFTDIGNLRRHERVHTGERPFTCSDCGKGFTQLSSLQGHQRVHTGERPFTCSQCEKGFTDIGNLRIHERIHTGERPFICFQCEKGFADIGSLRRHERVHTGEKPFTCSQCEKGFNDIGNLRRHERVHTGERPFTCSQCEKEFTQIGNLQRHERVHTGERPFTCSQCEKGFNDIGNLRRHERVHTGERPFTCSDCGKGFTRLSSLQRHQSVHTGEKPFICSVCDMGSTQLSNLLKHNVTHTKSRPFKCSDCKRGFKSSQLLMSHQRVHSEERLFSCSHCTKSFRTSPNLMKHERGHTGESLFTSPTGKRFTRSSLAEPQCHSQQ, encoded by the coding sequence atggagaaaccatggaaatgtgaggattgtgggaagggattcagagccccgtgcgagctggaaaggcatcaacgcagtcacactggagagaggccgttcacctgctctcagtgtgaaaagggattcactgacattagcagcctgcggagacacaaacgagttcacactggagagaggtctttcacctgctctcagtgtgaaaagggattcactgacattggcaacctgcggagacatgaacgagttcacactggggagaggccgttcacctgctctgactgtgggaagggattcactcagttatccagcctgcagggacaccagcgagttcacactggagagaggccgttcacctgctctcagtgtgaaaagggattcactgacattggcaacctgcggatacacgaacgaattcacactggagagaggcctttcatctgctttcagtgtgaaaagggattcgctgacattggcagcctgcggagacacgaacgagttcacactggagagaagcctttcacctgctctcagtgtgaaaagggattcaatgacattggcaacctgcggagacacgaacgagttcacaccggggagaggccattcacctgctctcagtgtgaaaaggaattcactcaaattggcaacctgcagagacatgaacgagttcacactggagagaggcctttcacctgctctcagtgtgaaaagggattcaatgacattggcaacctgcggagacacgaacgagttcacactggggagaggccattcacctgctctgactgtgggaagggattcactcggttatccagcctgcagagacaccagagtgttcacaccggggagaagccgttcatctgctctgtgtgtgatatgggatccactcaattatccaacctgctgaaacacaatgtcactcacaccaagagcaggccctttaaatgctctgactgcaagaggggtttcaaaagctctcagctactgatgtctcaccagcgcgttcactctgaggagagactgttcagctgctctcactgcacaaagagctttagaacctcacccaacctgatgaaacacgagcgaggtcacaccggggagagcctgttcacctctccgactgggaaaagattcactcggtcatcacttgctgagccacaatgtcactcacagcaatga